The Catenuloplanes niger genome includes a window with the following:
- a CDS encoding DUF2264 domain-containing protein: protein MDLPAEDRTRSPYTGWTRAHWEAMADHLLESVVPFAVPGFAQFRLPGRTSWAGVESDGFEGFARTFLLAGARIAGERGQTPRARTLIERYAEGLAAGTDPRHRYAWPPIEDYSQPIVEAASVALMLAETRPWLWDRLGHDTQRSVHRWLEQIVGKRPWPCNWLLFQVIVEQFLADTGGRFRQKEIDGGLDAIEDWYRGGGWYSDGAGQHYDHYTGWAMHLYPLLWARMPGAAGSDRVARYRERLHAFLDDFRLMFGADGAPMHQGRSLTYRYAAAAALWTGALADATPLPPGETRRLASGTLRYFADRGAPDEAGLLRLGYHGQFLPITQPYSGPASPYWAAKGFVGLLLPADHPVWTATEEPAAVERGDFTRTLPAPGWLLHGTRADGVVRLYNHGSDHIKVPAELGDDPERDDPHYAKIGYSTHTAPETEARAWEADVDGHTGLVPPGGGAVTRRRRIHRIGCADRFAASYYTDGDVRVETASVLHRDAGELRIERITGPAGWMPRTGGFAIAGAETPAGRAHERTAEVTGPDGPTSRVVGLLGWSAAGVQRMSGANAFGNRSATPYLTAAPLAGTAYFAALVTLSTGRPGADVRVTHDGDEVVAVFADGEEIRVRLGDAPRYSRRPPPGGGPSITWDPTVP from the coding sequence GTTCCTGCTGGCCGGCGCGCGCATCGCCGGCGAACGGGGACAGACCCCCAGAGCCCGGACCCTGATCGAGCGGTACGCCGAGGGCCTGGCCGCCGGGACGGATCCGCGCCACCGGTACGCCTGGCCGCCGATCGAGGACTACTCGCAGCCGATCGTGGAGGCGGCGTCCGTCGCGCTGATGCTGGCCGAGACCCGCCCCTGGCTGTGGGACCGGCTCGGCCACGACACCCAGCGGTCGGTGCACCGCTGGCTGGAGCAGATCGTCGGCAAGCGCCCGTGGCCGTGCAACTGGCTGCTGTTCCAGGTGATCGTCGAGCAGTTCCTGGCGGACACCGGCGGCCGCTTCCGGCAGAAGGAGATCGACGGCGGCCTGGACGCGATCGAGGACTGGTACCGGGGCGGCGGCTGGTACTCGGACGGCGCCGGCCAGCACTACGACCACTACACCGGCTGGGCCATGCACCTCTACCCGCTGCTCTGGGCCCGCATGCCGGGCGCGGCCGGCAGCGACCGGGTGGCGCGCTACCGGGAGCGGCTGCACGCGTTCCTCGACGACTTCCGGCTGATGTTCGGCGCCGACGGCGCACCGATGCACCAGGGCCGGTCGCTGACCTACCGGTACGCGGCCGCGGCCGCGCTCTGGACCGGCGCGCTCGCGGACGCCACACCGCTGCCGCCCGGCGAGACACGGCGGCTCGCGTCCGGCACGCTGCGCTACTTCGCGGACCGCGGCGCGCCGGACGAGGCCGGGCTGCTGCGGCTCGGGTACCACGGCCAGTTCCTACCGATCACGCAGCCGTACTCCGGTCCGGCCTCGCCGTACTGGGCGGCCAAGGGTTTCGTGGGGTTGCTGTTGCCGGCGGACCATCCGGTGTGGACCGCGACCGAGGAGCCGGCCGCGGTCGAACGCGGCGACTTCACCCGGACGCTGCCGGCGCCGGGCTGGCTGCTGCACGGCACCCGGGCGGACGGCGTGGTGCGGCTCTACAACCACGGCAGCGACCACATCAAGGTGCCGGCCGAGCTGGGCGACGACCCGGAGCGGGACGACCCGCACTACGCCAAGATCGGGTACAGCACGCACACCGCGCCGGAGACCGAGGCGCGCGCGTGGGAGGCGGACGTGGACGGCCACACCGGGCTGGTGCCGCCGGGCGGCGGCGCGGTGACCCGGCGGCGGCGCATCCACCGGATCGGGTGCGCGGACCGGTTCGCCGCGTCGTACTACACGGACGGCGACGTGCGGGTGGAGACCGCGAGCGTGCTGCACCGGGACGCGGGCGAGCTGCGGATCGAGCGGATCACCGGGCCGGCCGGGTGGATGCCGCGGACCGGCGGGTTCGCGATCGCGGGCGCGGAGACCCCCGCGGGACGCGCGCACGAACGCACCGCCGAGGTCACCGGCCCGGACGGGCCGACCAGCCGGGTGGTGGGGCTGCTGGGCTGGTCGGCCGCGGGCGTGCAGCGGATGTCCGGGGCGAACGCGTTCGGGAACCGGTCGGCCACTCCCTACCTGACCGCGGCGCCGCTCGCCGGGACCGCGTACTTCGCCGCCCTGGTCACGCTCTCCACCGGCCGGCCCGGCGCCGACGTGCGGGTCACCCACGACGGGGACGAGGTGGTGGCGGTCTTCGCGGACGGGGAGGAGATCCGCGTGCGCCTCGGCGACGCCCCCCGATACTCCCGCCGTCCGCCACCGGGCGGCGGGCCGTCCATCACCTGGGATCCGACCGTCCCATGA